One stretch of Segatella copri DNA includes these proteins:
- a CDS encoding DUF2023 family protein encodes MQQEIATPVDLKVLMNHIYEYKKGVRRLVLYTFNKKYESFAITRLERQNIDYIIQPVGNDRLNLFFGKKECLDAIRMIITKPLCQLTPEEDFILGAMLGYDICAQCERYCERKKKVC; translated from the coding sequence ATGCAGCAGGAAATCGCAACACCAGTAGATTTGAAGGTTCTGATGAATCATATATATGAATATAAGAAGGGCGTGCGCCGCCTGGTGCTCTACACCTTCAACAAGAAATATGAGTCTTTTGCCATAACTAGATTAGAGCGTCAGAACATTGATTATATCATCCAGCCGGTTGGCAACGACCGTCTGAATCTCTTTTTTGGTAAGAAAGAATGTCTGGATGCTATCCGCATGATAATCACCAAACCATTATGCCAGCTTACACCGGAGGAGGATTTCATCTTGGGTGCCATGCTGGGATATGACATCTGTGCCCAATGCGAACGCTATTGTGAGCGGAAGAAGAAGGTTTGCTAA
- the fldA gene encoding flavodoxin FldA, with protein sequence MKTTIVIYGSSTGSCQSIAETIASKLGVEAVDVANIDDATITSHENLLLGTSTWGAGEMQDDWYDGVKTLKSAGLAGKTVALFGCGDSESYPDTFCGGMKELYDAAVEAGATVLPGVSTDGYTYDDSEAIDGDKFLGLALDEVNEDDKTEERIDAWLEDIKPAL encoded by the coding sequence ATGAAAACAACAATCGTAATTTATGGCTCTTCTACTGGCTCATGCCAGTCGATTGCCGAAACCATCGCCTCTAAGTTGGGCGTGGAAGCTGTAGATGTAGCTAACATCGATGACGCTACTATCACAAGTCATGAGAATCTTCTTCTCGGTACTTCTACCTGGGGTGCCGGCGAGATGCAGGATGACTGGTATGATGGCGTGAAGACATTGAAGAGTGCCGGCTTGGCTGGCAAGACTGTGGCCCTGTTTGGTTGTGGCGACAGCGAGTCTTACCCTGATACATTCTGTGGCGGCATGAAGGAACTCTATGATGCTGCCGTTGAGGCTGGTGCTACCGTATTGCCTGGTGTTTCTACAGACGGATACACCTATGATGACAGTGAGGCAATTGATGGCGACAAGTTCCTGGGACTCGCACTCGACGAGGTGAACGAGGACGACAAGACAGAGGAGCGTATCGATGCCTGGCTCGAGGACATCAAGCCAGCGTTATAA